The following are from one region of the Juglans regia cultivar Chandler chromosome 10, Walnut 2.0, whole genome shotgun sequence genome:
- the LOC109001738 gene encoding protein SPIRAL1-like 1, which yields MGRGVSAGGGQSSLGYLFGTNNAQVAQNQEPARNNGPSPSQKPAAAAAAASKPIEKQIPAGVQGHLTNNYFRADGQNCGNFITDRPSTKVHSAPGGGSSLGYLFGGGGGN from the exons ATGGGTCGTGGCGTCAGCGCTGGTGGCGGACAGAGTTCATTGGGTTACCTGTTTGGAACTAACAATGCCCAAGTTGCCCAGAACCAGGAGCCAGCAAGAAACAACGGGCCTTCTCCGTCTCAAAAgcctgctgctgctgctgctgctgcttcaaAACCAATTGAAAAGCAGATTCCAGCAGGTGTTCAGGGTCATCTTACAAACAATTACTTTCGGGCCGATGGTCAGAACTGCGGCAACTTTATTACG GATCGGCCTTCTACCAAAGTTCACTCTGCCCCTGGTGGTGGATCTTCTCTTGGGTACCTcttcggtggtggtggtggaaacTGA
- the LOC109001737 gene encoding putative methylesterase 11, chloroplastic isoform X1, protein MGNLCACLSPKPVNKKRPSKRFANPQAVSSSSSNRWARIRSSRKEKFDDALIQEQAIAAATIILQQHNGSLPFDRCASLRYPNSGSKKNQLPRSSSSRTRSLTDPLLQPHQLVNQDIKLDDLETNRFVLVHGGGFGAWCWYKTIALLEEGGFRVSAIDLTGSGIHAYDPNSITGLSQYVKPLTDLLENLADGEKVILVGHDFGGACISYAMESFPFKISKAVFIGAAMLTNGQSALDMFSKQAGTNDLMRRAQIFLYTNGNEHPPTSIDLDKSLLRDLLFHQSPAKDVALASVSMRPLPFAPVLEKLSLTDMKYGSVRRFYIETPEDNAIPIALQESMINSSPPEQVFRVKGADHSPFFSKPQALHKLLVEISKISSI, encoded by the exons ATGGGCAACCTCTGCGCCTGCCTCTCACCCAAGCCAGTGAACAAAAAGAGACCATCAAAGCGGTTTGCAAACCCGCAGGCGGTCTCTTCCAGTTCCAGTAACCGCTGGGCCCGTATTCGATCCTCGCGCAAGGAAAAATTCGACGACGCTTTAATTCAAGAACAAGCTATTGCCGCTGCCACCATCATCTTACAACAGCACAACGGTTCTCTGCCTTTCGATCGGTGCGCTTCGCTCCGATACCCGAATTCTGGGTCCAAGAAGAACCAGCTGCCTCGGAGTTCAAGCTCAAGGACTCGGTCACTCACTGACCCCCTGCTCCAGCCTCACCAGCTTGTTAATCAG GATATAAAGCTTGATGACCTAGAAACCAACCGTTTTGTTCTTGTCCATGGAGGTGGCTTTGGAGCGTGGTGTTGGTATAAAACAATAGCACTTCTAGAAGAAGGTGGTTTCAGAGTATCTGCCATAGACTTAACTGGTTCTGGGATTCATGCATATGATCCGAACAGCATTACGGGTCTTTCACAATATGTAAAGCCACTTACCGATTTGCTTGAAAATCTTGCTGATGGCGAGAAG GTGATTTTGGTGGGACATGATTTTGGTGGTGCGTGTATATCATATGCAATGGAATcatttcctttcaaaatttCGAAGGCTGTTTTTATTGGCGCGGCTATGTTGACTAATGGACAAAGTGCTCTTGATATGTTCTCCAAACAG GCAGGTACTAATGATCTAATGCGACGGGCTCAGATATTTTTGTACACAAATGGGAATGAGCACCCTCCAACTTCTATTGATCTAGACAAATCTTTGTTGAGGGATTTGTTATTCCACCAAAGTCCGGCCAAG GATGTTGCTTTGGCATCTGTTTCAATGAGGCCACTGCCCTTTGCACCAGTTTTGGAAAAGCTCTCTCTGACTGACATGAAGTATGGATCTGTGAGGCGGTTTTATATAGAAACTCCTGAAGACAATGCCATACCCATCGCCCTCCAAGAGAGCATGATAAACTCAAGCCCCCCAGAACAGGTCTTTCGGGTAAAAGGCGCAGACCACTCACCTTTTTTCTCAAAGCCTCAAGCCTTACACAAATTATTGGTAGAGATCTCAAAGATCTCCTCGATTTAA
- the LOC109001737 gene encoding putative methylesterase 11, chloroplastic isoform X2, giving the protein MGNLCACLSPKPVNKKRPSKRFANPQAVSSSSSNRWARIRSSRKEKFDDALIQEQAIAAATIILQQHNGSLPFDRCASLRYPNSGSKKNQLPRSSSSRTRSLTDPLLQPHQLVNQDIKLDDLETNRFVLVHGGGFGAWCWYKTIALLEEGGFRVSAIDLTGSGIHAYDPNSITGLSQYVILVGHDFGGACISYAMESFPFKISKAVFIGAAMLTNGQSALDMFSKQAGTNDLMRRAQIFLYTNGNEHPPTSIDLDKSLLRDLLFHQSPAKDVALASVSMRPLPFAPVLEKLSLTDMKYGSVRRFYIETPEDNAIPIALQESMINSSPPEQVFRVKGADHSPFFSKPQALHKLLVEISKISSI; this is encoded by the exons ATGGGCAACCTCTGCGCCTGCCTCTCACCCAAGCCAGTGAACAAAAAGAGACCATCAAAGCGGTTTGCAAACCCGCAGGCGGTCTCTTCCAGTTCCAGTAACCGCTGGGCCCGTATTCGATCCTCGCGCAAGGAAAAATTCGACGACGCTTTAATTCAAGAACAAGCTATTGCCGCTGCCACCATCATCTTACAACAGCACAACGGTTCTCTGCCTTTCGATCGGTGCGCTTCGCTCCGATACCCGAATTCTGGGTCCAAGAAGAACCAGCTGCCTCGGAGTTCAAGCTCAAGGACTCGGTCACTCACTGACCCCCTGCTCCAGCCTCACCAGCTTGTTAATCAG GATATAAAGCTTGATGACCTAGAAACCAACCGTTTTGTTCTTGTCCATGGAGGTGGCTTTGGAGCGTGGTGTTGGTATAAAACAATAGCACTTCTAGAAGAAGGTGGTTTCAGAGTATCTGCCATAGACTTAACTGGTTCTGGGATTCATGCATATGATCCGAACAGCATTACGGGTCTTTCACAATAT GTGATTTTGGTGGGACATGATTTTGGTGGTGCGTGTATATCATATGCAATGGAATcatttcctttcaaaatttCGAAGGCTGTTTTTATTGGCGCGGCTATGTTGACTAATGGACAAAGTGCTCTTGATATGTTCTCCAAACAG GCAGGTACTAATGATCTAATGCGACGGGCTCAGATATTTTTGTACACAAATGGGAATGAGCACCCTCCAACTTCTATTGATCTAGACAAATCTTTGTTGAGGGATTTGTTATTCCACCAAAGTCCGGCCAAG GATGTTGCTTTGGCATCTGTTTCAATGAGGCCACTGCCCTTTGCACCAGTTTTGGAAAAGCTCTCTCTGACTGACATGAAGTATGGATCTGTGAGGCGGTTTTATATAGAAACTCCTGAAGACAATGCCATACCCATCGCCCTCCAAGAGAGCATGATAAACTCAAGCCCCCCAGAACAGGTCTTTCGGGTAAAAGGCGCAGACCACTCACCTTTTTTCTCAAAGCCTCAAGCCTTACACAAATTATTGGTAGAGATCTCAAAGATCTCCTCGATTTAA
- the LOC109018374 gene encoding protein LONGIFOLIA 2-like gives MSAKLLYTSSKDENQDLQKQIGCMNGIFQFFDRHHFLTGRRSNSQGHKRLLPGQNRNPATKPRALQRTTERNPKKFVKEKQRVSTESSQTSLSSSSCSSSFSSSLDCKTAQFEPSLFNQPRFPGNPTLPMNKPYASLQSSQQSLDLRDVVKEPIYREGRALSVKTYRKEEAVGTTLKYIDSPRPLSPPKSVKSRASGVNDSVRSLAKLQEAPRNYKEQKQRIVLSSLKDAPRLSYDGRVSQDACKSRIKLKELPRLSLDSREGSIRGLASETKSNFLLKDLKRRNDDSSEKLNQKQEPESSERPSNLIVKLMGLEAFQQSTSTSENPLGFISSCQTDKSDPLSKSSRTTGGNKKNQISTSPRKSHKDPMSSRSKNADLVMRPTSRSRFPTEPTPWRQPDGRQSSQQITFKCREATTKASNSYPSVYGEIEKRLAELELKKSGEDLRAPKQRLEAMQKTNKALDYKREQASKFASQTSNYSSYHQSSNLASPRKVQNKDSVSTTIKGLHSPESSIFPMVKIRRTIDCASTIIPTERMSGLNKPGFSANGRMVNTQTAKDHFSPPSCSTDKKTNERASKSTSASKVPRHIIGENNTGSVTVSPRLQQRKISSQKQSTPTIPSSDTSKAIGQRTRQQVGPNSPGRKLRLISPSLQQCNDQLSETSSGVRDLIHQGDTFSLTSESNISLCSHTDTEVTSTNHSDKINANFFKQDGKKHKNPTGSSEDRIMVKPAIAALEQPSPVSVLDATFNRDESPSPVKKISKAFKDYEARDPEEGEWIPVDLAQLPPRTKPCFSVDVNDKKSESIHHLVQNIQQENTTEEETITDYTAALHESMNSNHRYISEILLSLGLLRDLDSGSTTIQLQASGHHINFNSFLALEQTKASAGLLNDKQSDERIFNLEPSEKIQRVLECDTVNEILVRKLLLGCPTPPQKWLSPNKIAARNPKGQQLLEEICSEVDQLKNNNLNRSLVEEYDSLSIISEDLTHRSMKWIDFHCEIPGLVLDIERLIFEDLITENVNSQGVGLQGQSGGPFRKLFSR, from the exons ATGTCTGCAAAGCTTTTGTATACCAGCTCAAAGGATGAAAATCAAGATCTGCAGAAGCAGATTGGGTGCATGAATGGAATTTTTCAGTTCTTTGACCGCCACCATTTCCTCACCGGCCGACGTAGTAACAGCCAAGGCCACAAGAGGCTTCTTCCAg GTCAAAATAGGAACCCCGCAACAAAACCTCGTGCATTACAGAGAACTACG gaaagaaacccaaaGAAGTTTGTgaaagagaaacagagagtCTCGACAGAATCATCCCAAACCTCTCTTTCATCCTCCTCATGTTCATCTAGCTTCTCCTCCTCTCTCGACTGTAAAACAGCTCAATTCGAGCCATCTTTGTTTAACCAACCCAGGTTCCCTGGAAACCCCACTCTGCCCATGAACAAACCATATGCGTCTTTGCAGTCAAGCCAACAATCTCTTGATCTTCGAGATGTTGTTAAAGAACCCATCTACAGAGAGGGCCGTGCATTATCGGTGAAGACTTATAGAAAAGAGGAAGCAGTAGGCACTACCTTGAAATACATAGACTCCCCGAGACCTTTGTCGCCACCCAAATCTGTCAAGTCCAGAGCTTCTGGTGTCAATGATTCAGTTCGCAGTCTTGCTAAGCTCCAGGAAGCACCAAGGAATTACAAGGAACAGAAACAAAGAATCGTGCTCTCCTCACTGAAGGATGCGCCCCGGCTCTCTTATGATGGAAGGGTATCACAAGATGCATGCAAGTCCAGAATAAAGCTCAAGGAACTCCCAAGGCTTTCATTGGACAGCAGAGAAGGCTCCATAAGGGGTCTTGCCtctgaaacaaaatcaaattttcttttgaaggaTCTGAAAAGAAGGAATGACGACTCCAGCGAGAAGCTTAACCAGAAGCAAGAACCAGAAAGTTCCGAACGACCATCAAACCTTATAGTGAAGTTGATGGGATTGGAAGCTTTCCAACAGTCAACATCCACCAGTGAGAATCCATTAGGGTTTATTAGTAGCTGTCAAACTGATAAATCTGATCCCCTCTCAAAATCATCAAGAACAACTGgtggaaacaagaaaaatcaaatttctacTTCCCCAAGGAAATCGCACAAGGACCCCATGTCATCCAGGTCAAAAAATGCTGATTTAGTCATGAGGCCTACCTCAAGATCAAGGTTCCCTACAGAACCAACTCCGTGGAGGCAGCCAGATGGCAGGCAAAGTTCTCAACAAATAACTTTCAAGTGCAGGGAAGCTACCACAAAAGCCTCAAACTCCTACCCCTCTGTTTATGGTGAAATCGAAAAAAGGTTAGCTGAActtgagttaaaaaaatctGGTGAAGATCTCAGAGCTCCTAAACAGAGACTTGAAGCAATGCAGAAGACCAACAAAGCATTAGATTACAAAAGAGAGCAGGCTTCAAAATTTGCATCACAAACAAGCAACTATAGCAGTTATCACCAAAGCTCAAATTTAGCAAGCCCAAGAAAGGTACAAAATAAGGACTCAGTTTCCACCACAATCAAGGGACTGCATTCTCCAGAGAGTTCTATATTCCCAATGGTCAAAATCAGAAGAACAATTGATTGTGCTTCCACCATAATTCCAACTGAACGTATGTCAGGTCTCAACAAGCCTGGTTTTTCTGCAAATGGGAGAATGGTTAACACGCAAACAGCTAAAGACCATTTCAGTCCACCGTCTTGCTCCACAGATAAGAAAACCAATGAGAGAGCTTCAAAATCAACATCAGCCTCAAAGGTGCCTCGACACATCATTGGAGAAAACAACACAGGCTCGGTAACTGTGAGCCCGAGACTGCAACAAAGGAAGATCAGTTCGCAGAAGCAGTCAACTCCCACCATCCCATCTTCAGATACAAGCAAAGCCATTGGGCAACGTACTAGACAACAAGTGGGACCAAACTCCCCGGGTAGAAAACTCAGACTAATATCTCCCAGTTTGCAGCAATGCAATGACCAATTGAGTGAGACCAGCAGTGGCGTGAGAGATTTAATACACCAAGGTGACACCTTTTCTCTGACATCAGAAAGCAACATTAGCTTGTGTTCGCATACTGATACAGAAGTCACAAGCACCAATCACTCTGATAAGATCAATGCCAACTTCTTCAAGCAGGATGGCAAGAAACATAAG AATCCAACCGGGTCCAGCGAAGACAGGATCATGGTTAAACCTGCAATAGCTGCCCTAGAACAACCAAGCCCCGTGTCTGTTCTTGATGCTACCTTCAACAGAGACGAGTCACCATCTCCTGTGAAGAAGATATCAAAAGCCTTTAAAG ATTACGAGGCTCGAGATCCTGAAGAAGGGGAATGGATTCCAGTAGATCTAGCTCAATTGCCACCGAGAACAAAGCCCTGTTTCAGTGTTGATGTCAATGATAAAAAATCAGAAAGCATCCACCATTTAGTTCAGAATATTCAACAAGAAAACACTACTGAAGAGGAAACCATCACTGATTACACTGCAGCACTCCATGAGAGCATGAATTCAAACCACAGATACATTTCAGAAATATTGTTATCATTGGGTCTCCTTAGAGATCTTGACTCTGGCTCAACGACCATTCAGCTCCAAGCATCAGGCCACCACATCAATTTTAACTCGTTCCTTGCATTGGAACAAACAAAGGCAAGTGCTGGGCTCTTGAATGATAAGCAAAGTGATGAAaggatttttaatttagaaCCCTCTGAGAAAATTCAAAGAGTACTCGAATGTGATACTGTTAATGAAATTCTTGTTCGAAAGTTGCTTTTAGGATGTCCTACTCCCCCACAGAAATGGTTATCACCAAATAAGATAGCAGCAAGAAATCCAAAAGGACAGCAGCTTCTGGAAGAAATTTGTTCAGAGGTAGATCAGCTAAAGAATAATAACTTGAACAGAAGCCTAGTTGAGGAGTATGACAGCTtgagcatcatatcagaagaTTTAACACATCGATCAATGAAATGGATAGATTTCCACTGTGAAATTCCTGGGTTAGTGTTGGATATTGAGCGGTTGATCTTTGAAGACTTAATAACTGAAAATGTAAACAGTCAGGGAGTTGGTCTGCAAGGCCAGTCTGGTGGGCCTTTCAGGAAGCTATTCTCAAgatag
- the LOC109018375 gene encoding transcription initiation factor TFIID subunit 8-like, whose protein sequence is MSDGGRESEREPEKPARQKRAGGDELARAASRLAVAQICESQGFQTFQHSALETLSDVAVRYIYDIGKTANFYANLSGRTECNAFDIIQGLEDLGLAQGFLGASDIEHCLANSGTVKELVQYVDEAEKIPFAYSLPQFPVAIDRKLTPSFLQIGEEPPGEHIPAWLPAFPDPSTYAPSSSRIERSTEPPTAKIDQESRNRKVERSLLNLHQRLACSGLEGPSVVNHGDATKAKQAVGSNPFLAAPLQFGEKEVSPVLLPAKVKLLNEATMRNPSMENHGRDNHVSVLEALAPDIEAMEIRLLDSEEKEKEGLLNSRPAVQFKIGIGRKSLGTMHDLSLQKKSFEVTSPWFGRENEKDDKKMRAEKILKESMGHTQELGHL, encoded by the coding sequence ATGAGCGATGGAGGTCGGGAGAGTGAAAGAGAGCCTGAAAAACCAGCTCGTCAGAAGAGAGCCGGTGGAGATGAATTGGCCCGAGCGGCTTCAAGGCTTGCTGTAGCACAGATATGTGAGAGCCAGGGGTTTCAGACTTTTCAGCACTCTGCTCTTGAAACACTGTCTGACGTTGCTGTTCGGTACATTTATGACATCGGCAAGACTGCAAATTTCTATGCCAATCTTTCAGGTAGAACGGAGTGCAATGCTTTTGATATAATTCAAGGGTTGGAAGATTTGGGCTTGGCACAGGGGTTTTTGGGTGCTTCAGATATTGAGCATTGCCTTGCAAATTCAGGCACAGTTAAGGAACTTGTTCAGTATGTTGATGAAGCTGAAAAGATCCCATTTGCATATTCTCTTCCGCAGTTTCCAGTTGCTATAGATCGGAAGCTAACTCCAAGTTTTTTACAAATTGGGGAAGAGCCTCCAGGTGAGCATATACCCGCTTGGCTGCCTGCTTTTCCTGATCCCAGCACTTATGCTCCGTCATCTTCTAGGATTGAGAGAAGTACAGAACCTCCCACGGCTAAGATTGACCAGGAAAGCCGCAACAGAAAGGTAGAAAGGTCTTTGTTGAACTTACATCAACGGTTAGCTTGTAGTGGATTGGAAGGACCCTCCGTAGTCAACCATGGGGATGCTACTAAGGCAAAACAAGCAGTTGGAAGTAATCCGTTTCTTGCTGCACCTCTGCAATTCGGAGAAAAGGAGGTGTCTCCTGTTCTTCTTCCAGCGAAAGTGAAGCTTTTAAATGAAGCAACCATGAGAAATCCTAGTATGGAAAATCATGGCAGGGATAATCATGTCTCAGTGTTAGAGGCATTGGCTCCAGATATTGAAGCAATGGAAATCAGATTACTTGAttctgaagaaaaagaaaaagagggtcTTTTGAACAGCAGGCCAGCTGTACAATTTAAGATTGGTATTGGAAGGAAGTCCTTAGGGACAATGCACGATTTAAGCCTCCAGAAAAAGAGTTTTGAGGTAACTTCACCATGGTTTGGGAGGGAAAATGAGAAGGATGACAAGAAGATGAGGGCCGAGAAAATTCTGAAAGAGTCTATGGGACACACACAGGAACTGGGTCATTTGTAA
- the LOC108986462 gene encoding transcription factor TCP13-like: protein MITSPKEADFPQKQEGSSSDHDKITKASSSSTVPWLRLKDPRIVRVSRAFGGKDRHSKVCTVRGLRDRRVRLSVPTAIQLYDLQERLGLNQPSKVIDWLLNAAKDEIDELPPLRIPPGNIGPNHPQMLTCHNEVGASHSDEGFKMNSGIQWEAGSSRLPKPNFWSLDALSGAQSEESARETIDPKENWTKGNEEDKLGGNEGHAAQFPSNNFLPRVINSSSLPAGFLNSSMPYNYHNWDPSSFPPSNSGSHGYTYRTEDTHNISSVMALPSSSSLPTGSQILVCPPGTTQPFFPSHSMASGEIGPRQVNHFQMSSSNSHNLLQNSFTPPVFPISQSTRPFYFSMSTRKPLHSPNNSGSQANEDQDQFPSK from the coding sequence ATGATAACAAGTCCAAAAGAAGCGGATTTTCCACAGAAGCAGGAAGGCAGTTCAAGTGATCATGACAAAATCACCAAGGCTTCATCAAGTTCAACAGTACCATGGTTAAGATTGAAGGATCCAAGGATTGTGCGggtgtctcgtgcttttggaggAAAAGATAGGCATAGCAAAGTTTGCACCGTAAGAGGATTGAGAGACAGGCGGGTGCGGCTTTCAGTACCTACAGCTATTCAATTGTATGATCTTCAAGAGAGGCTTGGGCTTAATCAGCCTAGCAAAGTTATTGATTGGTTGCTCAATGCCGCTAAAGATGAAATTGATGAACTCCCGCCACTGAGAATACCACCAGGGAACATTGGCCCAAATCATCCACAAATGTTAACTTGTCATAATGAAGTTGGTGCTTCTCATTCTGATGAAGGGTTTAAAATGAATAGTGGAATTCAGTGGGAAGCTGGTTCTAGCCGATTACCAAAACCAAACTTTTGGAGCTTGGATGCTCTTTCGGGGGCTCAATCAGAAGAATCTGCAAGAGAAACAATCGATCCAAAAGAAAATTGGACAAAAGGGAATGAAGAAGATAAACTAGGAGGCAATGAAGGTCATGCTGCACAATTTCCATCAAATAACTTCTTGCCGAGAGTAATTAATTCATCTTCCTTACCAGCTGGTTTCCTGAATAGTTCCATGCCCTACAATTATCATAATTGGGATCCCTCAAGTTTTCCTCCATCTAATTCAGGAAGCCATGGATACACGTACCGAACAGAAGACACACACAATATCAGTAGTGTCATGGCATTGCCTTCCTCTTCGTCTTTACCAACTGGGTCTCAAATTTTGGTATGTCCTCCGGGAACAACACAACCTTTTTTCCCTTCGCATTCTATGGCTTCTGGGGAGATTGGTCCGAGACAAGTTAACCATTTTCAAATGTCGAGctcaaattctcataacctTTTGCAAAATTCTTTCACTCCACCTGTTTTCCCTATAAGCCAATCCACAAGACCCTTCTATTTCAGTATGAGTACTCGTAAGCCTCTTCACTCTCCAAACAACAGTGGAAGTCAGGCAAATGAAGACCAAGATCAGTTTCCTTCTAAATGA